A stretch of the Erpetoichthys calabaricus chromosome 3, fErpCal1.3, whole genome shotgun sequence genome encodes the following:
- the LOC114649531 gene encoding uncharacterized protein LOC114649531: MQTTQSISTSSHVTNTSTLSTTVSSQAITSSQGETTTSVTMAKPSSAATETSASQSTLSTSVSSETSVHTTASSPETFETASTLSSTLHSQSAPNPTFSSTQTTSPIMQTTHSISTSSHVTNTSTLSTTASSQAITSSQGETATSVTMAKPSSAATETSETSTLTQATLSATSENATTFSPTSHSQSANKPTSPITDSTAPTSHTTEIHPTSPESTTQSTLSATSSSQPITSSPTETTSSLTTPMPSTSETESTGSPPLASQSTLSTSVSSETSVHTTASSPETFETASTLSSTLHSQSAPNPTFSSTQTTSPIMQTTQSISTSSHVTNTSTLSTTASSQAITSSQGETATSVTMAKPSSAATETSGSPLSTDSLSTTIISVPSETSTLTQATLSATSENATTFSPTSHSQSANKPTSPITDSTAPTSHTTEIHPTSPESTTQSTLSATSSSQPITSSPTETTSSLTTPMPSTSETESTGSPPLSTASQSTLSTSVSSETSVHPTASSPDTFETASTLSSTLHSQSAPNPTFSSTQTTSPIMQTTQSISTSSHVTNTSTLSTTASSQAITSSQGETTTSVTMAKPSSATTQTPESTGSPPLASQSTLSTSVSSETSVHPTASSPDTFETASTLSSTLHSQSAPNPTFSSTQTTSPIMQTTQSISTSSHVTNTSTLSTTASSQAITSSQGETTTSVTMAKPSSAATQTSETSTLTQATLPATSENATNFSPTSHSQSASKSTSPITDSTAPTSHTTEIHPTSPEATTQSTLSATSSSQPITSSPKETTSSLTTAMPSTSETESTGSPPLSTSSQSTLSTSVSSETSVHTTASSPETFETASTLSSTLHSQSAPNPTFSSTQTTSQIMETTQSISTSSHVTNTSTLSTTASSQAITISQGETTTSVTMAKPSPAATETSGSPLSTDSLLTTIISVPSETSTLTQATLPATSENATNFSPTSHSQSASKSTSPITDSTAPTSHTTEIHPTSPEATTQSTLSATSSSQPITSSPKETTSSLTTAMPSTSETESTGSPPLSTSSQSTLSTSVSSETSVHTTASSPETFETASTLSSTLHSQSAPNPTFSSTQTTSQIMETTQSISTSSHVTNTSTLSTTASSQAITISQGETTTSVTMAKPSPAATETSGTSVLTIATSPETFETVTPIMQTTQSISTSSHVTHTSALSTTASTQELTVSQVESTSALTTSLSSSSKTETASTPLLTTSSSIFTTSFLSETSIAPASTLTTTDTSSSILSTLYPVSGTSSTSIFDKSSSSITGTFETSSTIFPLSTSRTSLSTQSVQTTSHLYSSDHTTSLMSSSLSSKVTTSTEEPPVKCYNGGTPDGSKCICPPIYMEPYCETVSSSFSVEKYNRSANITLKIWNINFTKNLENNTSEEYKDFELIFSEEMRKIYAGVPHYLGVKIRSIRNGSIIVNHDVLFQVNNTAASNAEYDEVLVDIKKSLEQSAACINISRQTRPSQTSQLKHLLSLLGTSNSGSCSLLNLTGGNISVQSIPVDNSELCKSLVPPEIALYYTSVSQDLPLQCISVCDVRHKDYRNCNNGQCQLENSGPVCYCHSTSSYWYSGSHCQVVINKVGLYIGLSLAVVVILTALAVLIVYLYRCKNRMYRIHHSNVDRTEKWYEEDFVWCNPNVQTTTVTQVCESNWTQLDEGTTSSMEGSSHEVLFTTETE; this comes from the exons ATGCAGACCACCCAATCAATTTCAACTTCCTCTCATGTGACAAACACTTCAACACTGTCTACAACTGTTTCATCACAAGCAATAACAAGCAGTCAAGGAGAAACTACCACTTCTGTTACAATGGCAAAACCTTCCTCAGCTGCAACAGAAACATCTG CTTCGCAGTCCACACTTTCTACTTCGGTGTCATCAGAAACATCAGTGCACACAACTGCTTCATCTCCAGAAACCTTTGAAACTGCAAGCACTTTGTCCTCAACATTACATTCACAGTCAGCACCGAATCCAACATTTTCCAGTACTCAAACGACGTCTCCGATAATGCAGACCACCCACTCAATTTCAACTTCCTCTCATGTGACAAACACTTCAACACTGTCTACAACTGCTTCATCACAAGCAATAACAAGCAGTCAAGGAGAAACTGCCACTTCTGTTACAATGGCAAAACCTTCCTCAGCTGCAACAGAAACATCTG AAACATCCACCTTAACACAGGCAACTCTTTCagcaacttctgaaaatgcaACCACCTTCTCACCAACTTCACATTCACAGTCAGCAAACAAGCCGACATCTCCCATTACAGACAGTACAGCTCCCACGTCACATACAACAGAAATACATCCAACTTCTCCCGAGTCAACAACACAGTCAACGCTATCTGCAACTTCGTCATCACAGCCAATAACTAGTAGCCCAACAGAAACAACATCTTCATTGACCACTCCTATGCCTTCAACTTCTGAAACAGAATCAACCGGTTCTCCTCCTCTAGCTTCGCAGTCCACACTTTCTACTTCGGTGTCATCAGAAACATCAGTGCACACAACTGCTTCATCTCCAGAAACCTTTGAAACTGCAAGCACTTTGTCCTCAACATTACATTCACAGTCAGCACCGAATCCAACATTTTCCAGTACTCAAACGACGTCTCCGATAATGCAGACCACCCAATCAATTTCAACTTCCTCTCATGTGACAAACACTTCAACACTGTCTACAACTGCTTCATCACAAGCAATAACAAGCAGTCAAGGAGAAACTGCCACTTCTGTTACAATGGCAAAACCTTCCTCAGCTGCAACAGAAACATCTGGTAGTCCTCTGTCGACAGACTCACTGTCAACAACTATTATTTCTGTTCCATCAGAAACATCCACCTTAACACAGGCAACTCTTTCagcaacttctgaaaatgcaACCACCTTCTCACCAACTTCACATTCACAGTCAGCAAACAAGCCGACATCTCCCATTACAGACAGTACAGCTCCCACGTCACATACAACAGAAATACATCCAACTTCTCCCGAGTCAACAACACAGTCAACGCTATCTGCAACTTCGTCATCACAGCCAATAACTAGTAGCCCAACAGAAACAACATCTTCATTGACCACTCCTATGCCTTCAACTTCTGAAACAGAATCAACCGGTTCTCCTCCTCTATCGACAGCTTCGCAGTCCACACTTTCTACTTCGGTGTCATCAGAAACATCAGTGCATCCAACTGCTTCATCTCCAGATACCTTTGAAACTGCAAGCACTTTGTCCTCAACATTACATTCACAGTCAGCACCGAATCCAACATTTTCCAGTACTCAAACGACGTCTCCGATAATGCAGACCACCCAATCAATTTCAACTTCCTCTCATGTGACAAACACTTCAACACTGTCTACAACTGCTTCATCACAAGCAATAACAAGCAGTCAAGGAGAAACTACCACTTCTGTTACAATGGCAAAACCTTCCTCAGCTACAACACAAACACCTG AATCAACGGGTTCTCCTCCTCTAGCTTCGCAGTCCACACTTTCTACTTCGGTGTCATCAGAAACATCAGTGCATCCAACTGCTTCATCTCCAGATACCTTTGAAACTGCAAGCACTTTGTCCTCAACATTACATTCACAGTCAGCACCGAATCCAACATTTTCCAGTACTCAAACGACGTCTCCGATAATGCAGACCACCCAATCAATTTCAACTTCCTCTCATGTGACAAACACTTCAACACTGTCTACAACTGCTTCATCACAAGCAATAACAAGCAGTCAAGGAGAAACTACCACTTCTGTTACAATGGCAAAACCTTCCTCAGCTGCAACACAAACATCTG AAACATCCACCTTAACACAGGCAACTCTTCCagcaacttctgaaaatgcaACGAACTTCTCACCAACTTCACATTCACAGTCAGCAAGCAAGTCGACATCTCCCATTACAGACAGTACAGCTCCGACGTCCCATACAACAGAAATACATCCAACTTCTCCCGAGGCAACAACACAGTCAACGCTATCTGCAACTTCATCATCACAGCCAATAACTAGTAGCCCAAAAGAAACAACATCTTCATTGACCACTGCTATGCCTTCAACTTCTGAAACAGAATCAACCGGTTCTCCTCCTCTATCGACATCTTCGCAGTCCACACTTTCTACTTCGGTGTCATCAGAAACATCAGTGCACACAACTGCTTCATCTCCAGAAACCTTTGAAACTGCAAGCACTTTGTCCTCAACATTACATTCACAGTCAGCGCCGAATCCAACATTTTCCAGTACTCAAACGACGTCTCAGATAATGGAGACCACCCAATCAATTTCAACTTCCTCTCATGTGACAAACACTTCAACACTGTCTACAACTGCTTCATCACAAGCAATAACAATCAGTCAAGGAGAAACTACCACTTCTGTTACAATGGCAAAACCATCCCCAGCTGCAACAGAAACATCCGGTAGTCCTCTGTCGACAGACTCACTGTTAACAACTATTATTTCTGTTCCATCAGAAACATCCACCTTAACACAGGCAACTCTTCCagcaacttctgaaaatgcaACGAACTTCTCACCAACTTCACATTCACAGTCAGCAAGCAAGTCGACATCTCCCATTACAGACAGTACAGCTCCGACGTCCCATACAACAGAAATACATCCAACTTCTCCCGAGGCAACAACACAGTCAACGCTATCTGCAACTTCATCATCACAGCCAATAACTAGTAGCCCAAAAGAAACAACATCTTCATTGACCACTGCTATGCCTTCAACTTCTGAAACAGAATCAACCGGTTCTCCTCCTCTATCGACATCTTCGCAGTCCACACTTTCTACTTCGGTGTCATCAGAAACATCAGTGCACACAACTGCTTCATCTCCAGAAACCTTTGAAACTGCAAGCACTTTGTCCTCAACATTACATTCACAGTCAGCGCCGAATCCAACATTTTCCAGTACTCAAACGACGTCTCAGATAATGGAGACCACCCAATCAATTTCAACTTCCTCTCATGTGACAAACACTTCAACACTGTCTACAACTGCTTCATCACAAGCAATAACAATCAGTCAAGGAGAAACTACCACTTCTGTTACAATGGCAAAACCATCCCCAGCTGCAACAGAAACATCCG GAACATCAGTCCTCACAATTGCTACATCTCCAGAAacatttgaaactgtaactccaATAATGCAGACCACCCAATCAATTTCAACTTCTTCTCATGTGACACACACTTCAGCACTGTCTACAACTGCTTCAACACAAGAATTAACAGTTAGCCAAGTGGAAAGCACCTCTGCCCTGACTACAAGTTTATCTTCatcaagcaaaacagaaacagctAGTACTCCTCTGTTGACAACCTCCTCATCTATATTTACCACTTCTTTCTTATCAGAAACGTCCATTGCCCCTGCATCTACATTAACAACAACTGACACATCAAGTAGCATTTTATCAACTTTATATCCAGTGTCTGGTACCTCTTCCACATCCATATTTGACAAATCGAGTTCTTCAATAACAGGAACTTTTGAAACATCTTCAACAATTTTTCCCCTTTCAACATCCCGGACATCTTTATCAACACAATCAGTACAAACCACAAGTCATCTGTACAGCTCTGATCATACAACATCTTTGATGTCTTCATCATTGTCATCTAAAGTTACAACTTCAACAGAGGAGCCTCCTGTCAAATGTTATAATGGTGGCACACCCGATGGATCCAAATGCATTTGTCCACCAATCTATATGGAACCATACTGTGAAACTGTCAGTTCATCATTTTCTGTGG aaaaatacaacCGGAGTGCAAATATAACTCTAAAAATATGgaatataaattttacaaaaaatttgGAAAACAACACATCAGAAGAGTACAAagattttgaattgattttttctGAAGAG ATGAGAAAGATATATGCAGGTGTTCCTCATTACTTGGGTGTAAAAATAAGGAGCATCAg GAACGGCAGCATTATTGTCAACCATGATGTCTTGTTCCAGGTGAacaatactgcagcatcaaatGCCGAGTATGATGAAGTTCTGGTGGACATTAAAAAAAGCCTGGAACAGTCAGCAGCCTGTATAAATATTTCCAGGCAGACAAGGCCTTCACAAACATCCCAGCTAAAACATCTACTTTCATTGCTTG GAACAAGCAACTCAGGAAGCTGTTCATTGTTGAATCTGACTGGTGGCAATATATCTGTCCAGAGTATTCCAGTTGATAACAGTG AATTGTGCAAATCACTTGTCCCTCCAGAGATAGCTCTGTATTACACAAGTGTCAGCCAGGACTTACCATTGCAGTGCATTTCAGTGTGTGATGTGAGACACAAGGACTACAGAAACTGCAACAATGGACAATGTCAGCTTGAGAACTCCGGCCCTGTGTGCTA CTGCCATTCAACAAGCTCATATTGGTATTCAGGAAGCCACTG